In the genome of Candidatus Nitrosotenuis sp. DW1, one region contains:
- a CDS encoding DUF7482 domain-containing protein codes for MNKIIIVFAILIISAVAVSLSVIDQFAVAAPQTKIQFTKTLGSFDDPGIGQEGFQFALLLPANQNSLYHGSITYTSSVPVEIIVLHDLDKQDIKGQATWSVDGNTIYGISIIGPPAKADSLDFTGAALGFRSKVPFTVTASVDGWIRGEPKQIAVQKIEPKQQSFTLPKPHVPVSIPMHYGFFAGGPVSYIITDSSNKTLGDKITGKQNWSVEFSPRLAKISSSAQSTVYTFTNGIKGEGLHGYQNEVFSSSPAQPDSYSPLHSLVTVSWKQGQKAQVLNSAEAILKAEKESRIKLVKTNVVINMPHILWPGGQMQLRNSTSITDESSFDKGQVLSISNETKKVTFVAHRGWGPDGRTTYYIITDATPMGPANLLGVPNVPKLANALSNSIISEMYQFKNGIRGPGPLGYQASVLSSTLEEGSYMPVCRVSIVEWNDPIYAGILETVSDINNKKSEKMITVQLARPLSSDHIVNCPIIEPPS; via the coding sequence GTGAATAAAATTATCATAGTTTTTGCAATTTTAATAATTTCAGCAGTAGCAGTGTCGTTATCTGTCATTGACCAGTTCGCAGTTGCAGCACCTCAAACAAAGATCCAGTTTACAAAGACACTTGGTTCATTTGACGATCCCGGAATAGGACAGGAAGGATTTCAATTTGCACTGCTCCTACCTGCAAACCAGAACAGCCTGTACCATGGTTCCATAACATACACATCAAGTGTGCCAGTTGAAATCATAGTACTGCATGATCTTGACAAGCAGGACATAAAGGGACAGGCAACATGGAGCGTTGACGGAAATACCATCTATGGGATTTCGATAATAGGACCACCAGCAAAGGCAGATTCGCTTGACTTTACCGGTGCAGCACTTGGATTTAGGAGCAAAGTACCATTTACCGTTACTGCAAGCGTGGATGGATGGATAAGGGGCGAGCCAAAACAGATAGCAGTACAGAAAATAGAGCCAAAACAGCAATCGTTTACGCTTCCAAAGCCGCACGTTCCAGTAAGCATTCCAATGCATTATGGATTTTTTGCAGGCGGTCCTGTTTCCTATATCATTACAGATTCAAGCAATAAGACACTTGGTGACAAAATAACGGGCAAACAAAATTGGTCAGTAGAATTTTCTCCAAGGCTTGCAAAGATATCATCTTCTGCACAGAGTACGGTTTACACGTTTACAAACGGTATCAAAGGAGAAGGCCTGCATGGCTATCAAAACGAAGTATTCTCAAGCAGTCCTGCTCAACCAGATTCGTACAGCCCGCTTCATTCCCTAGTAACCGTATCGTGGAAGCAGGGACAAAAGGCACAGGTCCTAAACTCTGCAGAGGCGATTTTAAAGGCAGAAAAAGAAAGCAGAATAAAACTGGTAAAAACAAACGTGGTGATCAATATGCCACACATATTGTGGCCTGGAGGACAGATGCAGCTAAGAAACAGCACCAGCATAACAGATGAATCATCATTTGACAAAGGACAGGTCCTTTCAATCAGTAATGAAACAAAAAAAGTAACTTTTGTTGCACATAGAGGATGGGGGCCTGACGGCAGAACAACATACTATATCATAACTGATGCAACTCCGATGGGACCTGCAAATCTTTTGGGAGTACCTAATGTACCAAAGCTTGCAAACGCATTATCAAATTCGATTATCTCAGAGATGTACCAATTTAAAAATGGAATTAGGGGACCCGGACCTTTGGGATATCAGGCAAGTGTTCTGTCATCAACTTTAGAAGAGGGAAGCTACATGCCAGTTTGCCGAGTATCTATAGTTGAATGGAATGATCCGATCTATGCAGGAATTCTTGAAACTGTTTCTGATATTAACAATAAAAAATCAGAAAAAATGATAACTGTTCAGCTCGCAAGACCGTTAAGCAGCGACCATATTGTAAACTGTCCGATAATAGAACCCCCCAGCTAA
- a CDS encoding aspartate kinase, with amino-acid sequence MRLVVKFGGTSISTAKNIRSVAKFIHSLSNKNQVTVVCSAVNDVTDQLLDISEFIQKGNKDSANSLMLKIIKEHKQLAKDSVSNQKIRKRLFEKLDSNLSELEGLLHGMILLGEVTPRSLDYLISFGERLSIEIVSHTLSDLKEKSVTLTGKDVGIVTDSNFGSSKPLMDTTRLRVSKTLEPLLGKKIIPVIGGFAGADQHGHITTFGRGGSDYTATIIASCIKADEVWLMSDVDGLMSADPKLVKNAKVIPEVSYVEAMEMALFGAKQIHPRSFEPLLSKKIPMRIRNTFNVENPGTLVTATPDEATNRTVKCVSAIRHNGLIDVRGGSMVGAPGTAATIFSLLAKAGVNIMMISQSPSESSISIVVKKNDLDRAVNTLEMNLLGKVIKKIDVTIDVAIIALIGSGMRGMVGVASKVFGAAARNKVNVIMIAQGSSELNLAFVVKDNDCESVVKALHDEFNLANNH; translated from the coding sequence TTGAGATTAGTAGTAAAGTTTGGCGGAACCTCGATTTCTACTGCAAAAAACATCAGGAGTGTTGCCAAATTTATCCATTCACTTTCCAACAAAAATCAAGTTACAGTGGTCTGCTCTGCAGTAAATGACGTAACTGACCAGCTGCTTGACATATCAGAATTCATACAAAAGGGAAACAAGGATTCTGCAAATTCCCTGATGCTCAAAATAATAAAAGAGCACAAACAGCTAGCAAAGGATTCTGTTTCAAACCAAAAGATAAGAAAAAGGCTTTTTGAAAAACTAGACTCCAATCTATCGGAGCTGGAGGGCTTGCTCCACGGAATGATATTGTTAGGTGAGGTCACCCCCAGATCGCTTGATTATCTGATATCGTTCGGGGAGAGGCTCTCAATTGAAATTGTTTCCCATACATTGTCTGATCTAAAAGAAAAATCAGTCACTCTTACAGGAAAGGATGTAGGAATTGTAACTGATTCTAATTTTGGCTCATCAAAGCCATTGATGGATACAACAAGACTAAGGGTCTCAAAGACTTTGGAGCCACTTCTTGGAAAGAAAATCATTCCGGTGATAGGCGGCTTTGCTGGTGCGGATCAGCACGGACATATCACAACTTTTGGTAGGGGCGGATCAGACTATACTGCAACCATAATCGCGTCATGTATCAAGGCAGACGAGGTTTGGCTGATGAGCGATGTTGACGGACTGATGAGTGCTGATCCAAAACTGGTAAAAAATGCAAAGGTGATACCGGAGGTCTCGTATGTAGAGGCAATGGAGATGGCACTTTTCGGTGCAAAGCAGATCCATCCCCGCTCGTTTGAGCCTCTCTTATCAAAGAAAATCCCAATGCGAATCCGAAACACCTTCAATGTGGAAAACCCAGGAACCTTGGTTACTGCCACACCTGATGAGGCAACAAACAGGACGGTCAAGTGCGTTAGCGCCATACGACACAACGGATTAATCGATGTCAGGGGCGGAAGCATGGTTGGCGCACCTGGTACTGCAGCTACAATATTTTCGCTTTTGGCAAAGGCAGGCGTAAACATCATGATGATTTCTCAGAGCCCTTCAGAATCAAGCATTTCAATCGTAGTAAAGAAAAACGATCTTGACAGGGCAGTAAACACACTTGAGATGAATCTTCTTGGCAAGGTCATAAAGAAAATTGATGTTACAATAGACGTTGCCATAATAGCTCTAATTGGCTCTGGGATGCGTGGGATGGTAGGCGTTGCCTCCAAAGTGTTTGGAGCTGCTGCGAGAAACAAGGTAAACGTGATCATGATTGCACAAGGTTCATCTGAGCTCAATTTGGCATTTGTCGTAAAAGATAACGATTGTGAGTCCGTGGTAAAAGCACTGCACGATGAGTTCAATCTTGCAAACAATCATTGA
- the pcn gene encoding proliferating cell nuclear antigen (pcna), whose protein sequence is MVFSAKTSGSDEWKAILSAISTLVEEATFEATAEGISFRGMDPSHVALIDISWPNSAFEKYECDGDIKFGVRIDEFSKLIKRSDKTEAIEISLSDNMLLISIGKNKQYKMRLIESSATDTPLPKIPYDTRISLATGLFDKILGDVQVVSDYLTIKTNATKSEFSGKGDSGEVLISLQKQQDELSEISVKEESVGTYSLEYLNPIVKAVGTASGSIVCEYSSAKPLRIEFKVANMGRIHFYLAPRVES, encoded by the coding sequence TTGGTGTTTTCAGCTAAAACAAGCGGATCAGATGAATGGAAGGCAATACTTTCAGCAATTTCTACACTGGTAGAAGAAGCAACCTTTGAAGCTACCGCGGAAGGAATTTCATTTAGAGGAATGGATCCGTCACATGTTGCGCTAATCGACATTTCTTGGCCAAACTCTGCCTTTGAAAAATACGAGTGCGACGGCGACATAAAATTCGGTGTAAGAATTGACGAGTTTTCAAAATTAATCAAAAGATCAGACAAGACGGAGGCAATTGAGATCAGTCTTTCAGACAACATGTTGTTGATATCAATTGGAAAAAACAAACAATACAAGATGAGACTAATTGAGAGCTCTGCAACAGATACCCCACTACCAAAGATTCCATATGACACAAGGATTAGTTTGGCGACTGGCCTGTTTGATAAAATTCTTGGCGATGTCCAAGTTGTTTCCGATTATCTGACAATAAAGACAAATGCCACAAAATCAGAATTTTCAGGCAAGGGTGATTCTGGCGAAGTGCTGATATCGCTCCAAAAGCAACAAGATGAGCTGTCTGAAATTTCAGTAAAAGAGGAAAGTGTAGGCACTTACAGCCTCGAATACCTAAACCCAATAGTAAAGGCAGTAGGCACAGCATCAGGCTCGATTGTCTGCGAGTATTCATCTGCCAAGCCGTTGCGCATAGAGTTCAAAGTGGCAAACATGGGACGAATTCATTTTTACCTAGCGCCGCGAGTAGAAAGTTAA
- a CDS encoding transcription factor S: MQFCPKCGIRLKKGTCQKCGHAENEAKQDTKKKSQEQKSELTILDENDAKQTLPTITIDCEKCGHTEAVWWMLQTRSADEPTTQFYRCIQCNHTWRNYA; the protein is encoded by the coding sequence ATGCAATTTTGCCCCAAGTGTGGCATACGACTAAAGAAAGGAACTTGCCAAAAATGCGGCCATGCTGAAAACGAAGCCAAGCAGGATACAAAAAAGAAATCACAAGAACAGAAATCGGAATTAACAATTTTAGATGAAAACGATGCTAAGCAAACTTTACCTACTATTACAATAGATTGTGAAAAATGCGGCCATACAGAAGCTGTGTGGTGGATGCTGCAAACAAGAAGTGCTGATGAGCCTACAACGCAATTTTATCGTTGTATACAATGCAACCACACTTGGCGCAACTACGCATAA
- a CDS encoding RpoL/Rpb11 RNA polymerase subunit family protein produces the protein MNAQIIKSSTKETSISLKGSDIGTLYIVQHELLKDHQVDFAGVILRHPLTNEYWMRVNAKSSPIKEIVKATDSAIEFAGQMKQLIHSKFKGV, from the coding sequence ATGAATGCCCAAATAATAAAGTCGTCCACAAAGGAGACAAGTATCTCGCTAAAGGGATCGGACATTGGTACTTTGTACATAGTACAGCATGAGCTGCTAAAGGACCACCAAGTTGACTTTGCAGGGGTAATTCTCAGACATCCACTCACAAACGAGTACTGGATGCGCGTAAATGCAAAGAGCAGTCCAATTAAGGAAATAGTAAAGGCTACGGACTCGGCAATCGAGTTTGCAGGACAAATGAAACAACTTATTCATTCAAAATTCAAGGGTGTTTAG